Proteins encoded in a region of the Streptomyces sp. NBC_00258 genome:
- a CDS encoding VOC family protein, translated as MTDNSTRLDHVVLWVRDPVASADFYEKALGLEPIRVTEFAAGKVSFPSVRLNEETIFDLAPLTMAPRMDVVRDAAASAGHPVNHVCLSLPGEDFDALRARLEERAVPLSDFTHDAYGARGKARRSFYFRDPDGNVFEARHYD; from the coding sequence ATGACGGACAACTCGACACGTCTCGACCATGTCGTCCTCTGGGTACGCGACCCCGTGGCCTCGGCCGACTTCTACGAGAAGGCGCTGGGCCTTGAGCCCATCAGGGTCACCGAGTTCGCCGCGGGGAAGGTGTCCTTCCCCTCCGTGCGCCTCAACGAGGAGACCATCTTCGACCTCGCGCCCCTGACGATGGCCCCCCGCATGGACGTCGTCCGCGACGCGGCCGCCAGCGCGGGTCACCCGGTCAACCACGTATGCCTGTCCCTCCCGGGCGAGGACTTCGACGCGCTCCGCGCCCGCCTGGAGGAGCGTGCCGTCCCCCTCTCGGACTTCACCCACGACGCGTACGGCGCCCGCGGAAAGGCCAGGCGGAGCTTCTACTTCCGGGACCCGGACGGGAACGTCTTCGAGGCGCGGCACTACGACTAG
- the fdhA gene encoding formaldehyde dehydrogenase, glutathione-independent, whose amino-acid sequence MSGNRAVAYLKPGAVEVRTIDYPTLELQDGPGVASANIGRKCRHGVILKVLASNICGSDQHMVRGRTTAPEGLVLGHEITGEVVERGPDVEFVEVGDIVSVPFNIACGRCRNCKERKTGICLNVNPARPGAAYGYVDMGGWVGGQAEYAMVPYADFNLLRFPDRDQAREKLLDLTMLSDIFPTGFHGAVTAGAGVGSTVYVAGAGPVGLAAAASAQLLGAAVVIVGDLNDERLAQARSFGCETVDVSRGDVGEQIDQLLGEPEVDVAVDAVGFEARAHGPDAPEAPATVLNSLMGITRAGGALGIPGLYVTDDPGGIDQDARTGTLKVRLGLGWAKSHRFTTGQCPVMQYHRGLMKAILHERVHIAKAVNATVIGLEDAPRGYAEFDQGASRKYVLDPHGALNGARPV is encoded by the coding sequence ATGAGCGGGAACAGGGCAGTCGCGTATCTCAAGCCGGGCGCGGTGGAAGTCAGGACCATCGACTACCCGACGCTCGAACTGCAGGACGGGCCAGGGGTGGCATCCGCGAACATCGGCCGCAAGTGCCGGCACGGAGTCATCCTCAAAGTGCTCGCCAGCAACATCTGTGGCAGCGACCAGCACATGGTGCGCGGCCGTACGACAGCGCCCGAAGGGCTCGTTCTCGGGCACGAAATCACCGGGGAGGTCGTGGAGCGAGGCCCGGACGTCGAGTTCGTCGAGGTCGGGGACATCGTCTCGGTGCCGTTCAACATCGCATGCGGACGGTGCCGCAACTGCAAGGAACGCAAGACCGGCATCTGTCTGAACGTCAACCCGGCCCGCCCCGGGGCGGCCTACGGCTATGTCGACATGGGCGGCTGGGTCGGCGGCCAGGCGGAGTACGCCATGGTCCCGTACGCGGACTTCAACCTGCTGCGGTTCCCGGACCGGGACCAGGCGCGCGAGAAGCTCCTCGATCTGACCATGCTGTCGGACATCTTCCCGACCGGGTTCCACGGCGCGGTGACCGCGGGTGCCGGGGTCGGCTCGACGGTGTACGTCGCCGGGGCGGGGCCGGTCGGTCTCGCGGCCGCGGCGTCGGCGCAGTTGCTGGGCGCCGCCGTCGTCATCGTCGGCGACCTGAACGACGAACGTCTCGCGCAGGCCAGGAGTTTCGGCTGCGAGACGGTCGACGTCAGCCGGGGCGACGTGGGCGAGCAGATCGACCAGCTCCTGGGTGAACCGGAGGTGGACGTGGCCGTGGACGCGGTCGGTTTCGAGGCGCGGGCCCACGGTCCCGACGCCCCTGAGGCTCCCGCCACGGTCCTCAACTCGCTGATGGGCATCACGCGCGCGGGTGGCGCGCTCGGCATTCCGGGCCTGTACGTAACGGACGACCCCGGCGGGATCGACCAGGACGCGCGTACCGGGACGCTGAAGGTACGGCTCGGTCTGGGGTGGGCGAAGAGCCACCGCTTCACGACCGGTCAGTGTCCGGTGATGCAGTACCACCGGGGGCTGATGAAGGCGATCCTTCACGAGCGGGTGCACATCGCCAAGGCCGTCAACGCGACGGTGATCGGTCTGGAGGACGCTCCGCGCGGTTACGCCGAGTTCGATCAGGGCGCCAGCCGCAAGTACGTTCTCGATCCGCATGGGGCACTGAACGGAGCGAGGCCTGTCTGA
- a CDS encoding MFS transporter, producing MTAVERPVAGPVDAEALPALRRRISAVLVASQILGGLGVATGIALAVVLAQEVAGTESLAGLAPTATVTGTAVLSVPLAALMTARGRRPGLVLAYLIGALGAGTVMVGAAMNNFPLLLLGMAGFGAASSANLQARFAAADLAEPERRARAISNVVWATTIGAVLGPNIAAPAGRSVSGLGIPEAAGPFLWAAGVFLISALLVAVLLRPDPLLTARALAPVEDQAPAARSIRAGAAAVRASPRARLALVTVAVSHTAMVSVMSMTPVDLGHHGASIDLIGLVISIHIAGMYAFSPVMGRLSDRLGRPAVIGIAVGLLACAALLAGTAGASHTQTAAGLFLLGLGWSAGLVSGSALLTDSVPQPARAAAQGLSDLTMNTAAGLGGAAAGLVVAQASYGWLNLVAACLLLPLGALALFTRGRPATS from the coding sequence GTGACGGCCGTCGAGCGACCGGTCGCCGGACCTGTCGACGCGGAGGCACTGCCGGCCCTGCGTCGCCGGATATCCGCCGTTCTCGTCGCCAGTCAGATCCTCGGCGGGCTGGGTGTGGCCACCGGTATCGCGCTCGCGGTCGTACTGGCCCAGGAGGTCGCCGGCACCGAGTCGCTGGCCGGGCTGGCACCCACCGCGACGGTCACGGGGACGGCCGTGCTCTCCGTGCCGCTCGCCGCACTGATGACCGCGCGCGGCCGCCGGCCGGGGCTCGTGCTGGCGTACCTCATCGGAGCATTGGGCGCGGGGACCGTCATGGTCGGCGCGGCGATGAACAACTTTCCGCTGCTGCTGCTCGGCATGGCGGGCTTCGGCGCGGCCTCGTCCGCGAATCTGCAGGCGCGCTTCGCGGCAGCGGACCTGGCCGAGCCGGAGCGGCGGGCCCGCGCCATCTCGAACGTCGTGTGGGCCACGACGATCGGCGCGGTCCTCGGCCCCAACATCGCCGCGCCCGCCGGTCGCAGCGTCTCCGGACTCGGCATACCGGAGGCGGCGGGCCCCTTCCTCTGGGCGGCCGGAGTCTTCCTCATATCGGCGCTCCTGGTCGCGGTGCTGCTGCGGCCCGACCCGCTGCTCACCGCGCGTGCGCTGGCGCCGGTCGAGGATCAGGCCCCCGCCGCACGTTCCATACGGGCGGGGGCGGCCGCCGTCCGGGCGTCGCCGCGGGCCCGGCTGGCCCTCGTGACCGTGGCCGTCTCGCACACGGCGATGGTGTCGGTCATGTCGATGACACCGGTCGATCTCGGTCACCACGGCGCGAGCATCGATCTGATCGGGCTGGTCATCAGCATCCACATCGCGGGCATGTACGCGTTCTCGCCCGTCATGGGCCGGCTTTCCGACCGGCTCGGGCGGCCGGCGGTGATCGGCATCGCCGTGGGGCTGCTGGCCTGCGCGGCGCTGCTGGCCGGCACCGCGGGCGCCAGTCACACGCAGACCGCCGCCGGGCTCTTCCTGCTGGGTCTCGGCTGGTCGGCCGGTCTGGTCTCCGGCTCCGCGCTCCTGACGGACTCCGTGCCGCAACCCGCACGTGCCGCCGCACAGGGCCTGTCCGACCTGACCATGAACACCGCGGCGGGTCTCGGCGGGGCGGCGGCCGGCCTCGTCGTCGCCCAGGCGAGCTACGGCTGGCTGAATCTCGTGGCCGCCTGTCTGCTGCTGCCGCTCGGCGCGCTGGCGCTGTTCACCCGAGGCCGGCCCGCCACATCCTGA
- a CDS encoding methylated-DNA--[protein]-cysteine S-methyltransferase, protein MDSHGQNEQQVVWAVVDSDIGPLLLAATGEGLVSVGFHATDAVRDKALDRLASRFGTEPVEAPESPLLAEAIRQMAAYFAGGRKDFELPLDWSLISGFNRQVLRELASGVPFGSVVGYGDLARRVGQPGAAQAVGMAMGANPLPVVVPCHRVVESDGGIGGFGGGLETKRKLLALEGVLPEPLF, encoded by the coding sequence ATGGACAGCCATGGGCAGAACGAGCAGCAGGTGGTGTGGGCCGTCGTCGACAGCGACATCGGTCCGCTGCTGCTGGCAGCGACCGGCGAAGGCCTGGTCAGCGTCGGTTTCCACGCCACGGACGCGGTGCGCGACAAGGCGCTCGACCGGCTCGCGTCCCGATTCGGCACCGAGCCCGTCGAGGCACCGGAGTCCCCGCTCCTGGCCGAGGCGATACGTCAGATGGCGGCGTACTTCGCGGGCGGGCGCAAGGACTTCGAGCTGCCGCTGGACTGGTCCCTGATCTCCGGCTTCAACCGCCAGGTGCTGCGCGAGCTGGCATCCGGCGTTCCGTTCGGGTCTGTGGTCGGGTACGGCGACCTGGCCCGGCGGGTCGGCCAGCCGGGTGCGGCCCAGGCCGTGGGCATGGCCATGGGCGCCAATCCGCTGCCGGTCGTCGTGCCGTGCCACCGGGTGGTGGAGAGTGACGGCGGCATCGGCGGGTTCGGGGGCGGCCTGGAGACCAAGCGGAAGCTGCTGGCGCTGGAAGGGGTGCTGCCGGAGCCGTTGTTCTGA
- a CDS encoding glycerophosphodiester phosphodiesterase — protein sequence MHARAAAATTTALLGAAVLVLPASTAHAAPDTDRTEVIAHRGASAYAPENTLAAIDKAADLGFRWVENDVQRTKDGQLVVIHDDSLNRTTNVEEVFPGRAPWKVKDFTAKEIARLDAGSWFSSRYAGARVPTLKQYMNRVSRNHQKLVLEIKNPALYPGIERQTLKVLSNEGWLGPTHVRSKLVVQSFSADSIRAVHTLRPDIKTGFLGTPSIAELPAYAQFADQINSSHTTISLSYVTAIHALAGPHGRPLEIFTWTVDTAEDTRRVAGFGVDGVITNKPDVVRKALNEG from the coding sequence ATGCACGCGCGCGCTGCCGCCGCCACGACCACCGCGCTCCTGGGAGCCGCTGTCCTTGTTCTTCCCGCATCCACCGCCCACGCCGCGCCGGACACCGACCGGACTGAGGTCATCGCCCACCGCGGCGCCTCGGCCTACGCTCCCGAGAACACCCTGGCCGCCATCGACAAGGCCGCCGACCTCGGGTTCCGCTGGGTCGAGAACGACGTCCAGCGCACCAAGGACGGCCAACTCGTGGTCATCCACGACGACAGCCTGAACCGCACGACCAACGTCGAGGAGGTCTTCCCCGGGCGGGCCCCCTGGAAGGTCAAGGACTTCACCGCCAAGGAGATCGCGCGCCTGGACGCGGGCAGCTGGTTCAGCTCCCGGTACGCGGGCGCGCGCGTACCGACCCTCAAGCAGTACATGAACCGGGTTTCACGCAATCACCAGAAACTCGTCCTGGAGATCAAGAATCCCGCGCTCTACCCGGGCATCGAGCGACAGACCCTCAAGGTCCTCAGCAACGAGGGCTGGCTGGGTCCGACCCACGTACGGAGCAAGCTGGTCGTGCAGAGTTTCAGCGCGGACAGCATTCGGGCCGTGCACACGCTGCGGCCCGACATCAAGACGGGCTTCCTGGGTACGCCGTCGATCGCGGAGCTGCCCGCGTACGCGCAGTTCGCCGACCAGATCAACTCGTCGCACACGACGATCTCCCTCAGCTACGTCACCGCGATCCACGCGCTCGCCGGACCGCACGGCAGGCCACTGGAGATCTTCACCTGGACCGTCGACACCGCGGAGGACACCCGGCGCGTCGCGGGCTTCGGTGTGGACGGCGTCATCACGAACAAGCCTGACGTGGTGCGCAAGGCGCTGAACGAGGGCTGA